The following are encoded in a window of Nitrospinota bacterium genomic DNA:
- a CDS encoding tetratricopeptide repeat protein: MKGNRLKALIISEKSFETKQLREFLQSLPFSEYDRNFRLDCYEMDSAKNALDKIEADAQKGVFYDFAIVSHLMKKLTGLQFAQLLAQKKKLPPVNIILLASAVTPQLKEEGEKTGVQAILQNPVSVDQLREAFGNIADAAAEKALQQMEANGEMLKMSGDDNAAAFKDLCNTTVATLKKCVEMAPWRRDLNNHLAKVYIGGEDYANAIPILKNLIKFSFTDKEAHKSLALCYKRTGKSLEDAESLRELIEARPGDANLHYRLAQAYRIEQGGLDKAEEYFRKALGLHGANDPPGLKARAHYGLAKTLFLKAGEKPGYEACASALAELKNALRIDPAMLAPFFLLHAILKNFGKDTEAAQALEAAKKITPALPADWLEWFFHYMDAGDTLNAEDALQKALVMDTENQAILVLAGEVWFRRQNYDKAIALFEKAVAINPSDPRLYNWLGISCRRMKQGVKAMENYKKALIMDPDDFNLHYNLGRVHFMLKDYANARKSYEEALRLNPDLAEAKEALAQLPATL, encoded by the coding sequence ATGAAGGGGAACCGCCTGAAAGCGCTGATAATCTCTGAAAAATCGTTCGAAACCAAACAGCTTCGCGAATTCCTTCAAAGTCTCCCGTTCTCCGAATACGACCGCAACTTCCGCCTGGATTGCTACGAAATGGACTCCGCCAAAAACGCGCTGGACAAAATCGAAGCCGATGCGCAAAAAGGGGTGTTCTACGATTTCGCCATCGTCTCCCACCTGATGAAAAAACTGACCGGCCTCCAGTTCGCCCAATTGTTGGCACAAAAGAAAAAACTGCCGCCAGTGAACATAATTTTGCTGGCCAGCGCGGTAACCCCCCAACTGAAAGAGGAAGGGGAAAAGACCGGCGTACAGGCGATACTGCAAAACCCGGTCAGCGTGGATCAACTGCGGGAAGCGTTTGGGAACATCGCCGATGCCGCCGCGGAAAAAGCCCTGCAGCAGATGGAAGCCAATGGGGAAATGCTGAAAATGTCGGGCGATGACAACGCCGCCGCCTTTAAGGATCTCTGCAATACCACGGTTGCCACGCTGAAGAAATGCGTGGAGATGGCCCCTTGGCGGCGCGACCTGAATAACCACTTGGCAAAAGTCTACATCGGCGGTGAAGACTATGCGAACGCCATACCGATACTCAAAAACCTTATCAAATTCAGTTTTACGGACAAAGAGGCGCACAAGTCGCTCGCCCTGTGTTACAAGCGAACCGGGAAGAGCCTGGAAGACGCCGAATCCCTGCGCGAGCTTATAGAAGCGCGTCCCGGCGACGCCAATCTGCATTACCGCCTCGCGCAGGCCTATCGTATCGAGCAGGGGGGGCTGGACAAGGCGGAGGAATATTTCCGCAAAGCGCTTGGGCTGCATGGCGCTAACGACCCGCCAGGGCTGAAAGCGCGCGCGCATTACGGGCTGGCCAAAACCCTTTTTTTGAAGGCCGGCGAAAAACCCGGCTACGAAGCCTGCGCCTCGGCGCTGGCGGAACTCAAAAACGCGTTGCGGATCGATCCCGCGATGCTTGCCCCCTTCTTCCTCCTGCACGCCATTCTCAAAAATTTCGGCAAAGATACCGAAGCCGCCCAGGCGCTGGAAGCGGCCAAGAAAATAACGCCCGCCCTCCCCGCCGACTGGCTGGAGTGGTTTTTCCATTACATGGATGCCGGCGACACCCTAAACGCGGAGGATGCGCTGCAAAAAGCGCTTGTGATGGATACCGAGAACCAGGCCATCCTTGTTCTGGCGGGCGAAGTCTGGTTCCGCCGGCAAAATTACGATAAAGCGATTGCCCTGTTCGAGAAAGCGGTTGCGATAAACCCGTCCGACCCGCGGCTCTACAACTGGCTTGGCATCAGCTGCCGCCGCATGAAGCAAGGGGTGAAGGCGATGGAAAACTACAAAAAGGCGCTGATAATGGATCCGGACGATTTCAACCTGCACTACAATCTCGGCCGCGTCCACTTCATGCTGAAGGACTATGCCAACGCCCGCAAATCGTATGAGGAAGCGTTGCGGCTGAATCCCGATTTGGCCGAAGCCAAAGAAGCGCTGGCCCAGCTCCCCGCCACGCTGTAA
- a CDS encoding radical SAM protein encodes MKIKSIALVETKAVKTHVFSRVYLPRMGLPFLSGLMKSRGYEVETFFQEKAPVDIDYLCGFDLVGISSLTSTVNEAYRLGSLLKGRGKTVVMGGPHVSAMAEEALRHCDYVVRGEGEATFAELVSKMNGGGVSDVPGISYMRDGVLVQNPSSIAKVNMEEMPQADFSSCKAFKGPEEYPAQLMFSRGCPFDCSFCSVTTTFGRKYRYKTKEQLMAEMAPMLGRTINFIDDNFAANPRRTKDLLKTMIAENKVPHRYSCQLRIDAARDEELLDLLKRTNCRIAYIGMESINPETLKAYDKGQTVEEIVASIKGFKRHNIGIHGMFVLGGDHDTPQTIRDTTDFAIEAGLDTIQLCALTPFPGTAVHGQMVAEKRILHQDWDHYDGLHCVIRPTRMTPYELQHGIIEEMRRFYSFPRAFNISVQKRWRFKYRMGGRYLVNRWKNENSAYFDYLKTV; translated from the coding sequence GTGAAGATCAAGAGTATTGCCCTCGTGGAAACCAAAGCGGTTAAGACCCATGTGTTTAGCCGGGTGTACCTGCCGCGGATGGGGTTGCCGTTTCTGAGCGGCCTTATGAAAAGCCGGGGATACGAGGTGGAAACCTTTTTCCAGGAAAAGGCGCCGGTTGATATTGACTATTTGTGCGGATTCGATCTAGTCGGGATCAGTTCCCTCACTTCCACCGTCAACGAGGCGTACCGGTTGGGGAGCCTGCTGAAAGGGCGGGGGAAGACTGTTGTCATGGGCGGCCCGCACGTCAGCGCGATGGCGGAAGAGGCGTTGCGGCACTGCGACTACGTGGTGCGCGGCGAAGGGGAGGCGACGTTCGCCGAGTTGGTGTCGAAAATGAACGGCGGCGGCGTTTCGGATGTGCCGGGCATTTCGTATATGCGCGACGGCGTGTTGGTGCAGAATCCTTCATCCATCGCTAAAGTTAATATGGAAGAGATGCCACAGGCCGATTTTTCGTCGTGCAAGGCGTTCAAGGGGCCGGAAGAGTATCCGGCGCAACTGATGTTCTCGCGCGGATGCCCGTTCGATTGCAGCTTTTGCAGCGTTACCACCACCTTCGGGCGGAAGTACCGCTATAAGACCAAAGAACAGCTTATGGCCGAGATGGCTCCCATGCTTGGCCGCACCATCAATTTTATCGACGACAACTTCGCGGCGAACCCGCGCAGGACTAAGGACTTGCTCAAGACCATGATCGCCGAAAACAAGGTGCCGCACCGCTATTCGTGCCAACTGCGGATAGATGCCGCGCGGGACGAAGAGCTGCTTGACCTGTTAAAGCGGACCAATTGCCGTATCGCCTACATCGGGATGGAATCGATCAATCCCGAAACGCTCAAGGCGTATGACAAGGGGCAGACGGTGGAGGAGATCGTTGCATCCATCAAGGGCTTCAAACGGCATAATATCGGCATCCACGGCATGTTTGTGCTGGGGGGCGACCACGACACGCCCCAGACCATCAGGGATACCACGGACTTCGCCATCGAGGCGGGCTTGGATACCATCCAGCTTTGCGCGCTCACGCCGTTCCCCGGCACGGCCGTGCATGGCCAAATGGTTGCCGAGAAACGGATACTGCATCAGGACTGGGATCACTATGACGGGCTGCATTGCGTGATCCGGCCCACGCGGATGACCCCTTACGAGTTGCAGCACGGCATCATCGAGGAGATGCGGCGTTTTTATTCGTTTCCCCGCGCATTTAACATTAGCGTGCAAAAGCGCTGGCGGTTCAAATACCGGATGGGCGGCCGCTATTTGGTGAACCGTTGGAAGAATGAAAACTCCGCCTATTTCGATTATTTGAAAACAGTGTAG